From the genome of Glycine soja cultivar W05 chromosome 14, ASM419377v2, whole genome shotgun sequence:
ATATTATATTGAATCTAAATATGAGGACACTAAAGTTGAAATTGTGATatggaataattttaaagattaaaagtggaaaatttagtagaaatttgataaattataagatataagataaggtttttttaacagtaaaaattaaggtttgacaaggaaatcaaaataataaatatatatatattaaaaagaaatttaaaaaatatattgcataagTACTAAACGAATAAGAGTAgtaaattataaacacataataataataataataagtcacaatctattattaacgtccggatatatctttttatattttcaaggactaaattttaaattttcatctttgaGGGATGTATTTGCCAAAGGAATGAGaagacaaaaagtaaaaaaataaaatattatgataaatatGTCTCTATGCTGACAATTCAATTGACAATCATTTAggtgacaaatttgtcccttCGTGCTACGTAAGCTATTTTATTAATGTAACGGTGACAGACAAAAGTTAACGGCAGAACATATCTATcgtactttttacactttcatgaaacaaattttatattttcatctttcagggacaCATCTGTCAGCGAATTACACATTGAAGgataaaagtgactatttactctaaaaatgtgatttttttaaaagaagctAAATAATAACCTATttaagaaacaaacaaataaaatataattacaattaaCAAACATTAAATGGTCTCAAATTTGAACTAAAGaacaatcaaatataaaatataaatcttacaattaattagtctatttttttaataggaaTATATGTTATGtgagttaaataagttttttatttttttggtgaaggTGTTAAATAAGTTGGCACGCAAACCTACAATGGAATAAACAAGTACTAAATCTGTATAGACGACTTGTATTAATTATATGGGTTACTCTTAACAGCACCAAGACCTACGCATGCCGTGGGTTAAACCTATATATCCAATTTTAGGAAACACCTTAGTGTTCAATGGAGCAGAAACTTTAACAAAGTAATAGTAATAGCAATGGAGAGAAATATTAATGTATATCTACATACGGGGTCAACTCCTATTATTTATAGGCATCAGTAGATACTTATCAGTAGTATCAATTTTTAGGTATGATAGAAGTTCATTGCAATGACgttattgttaaattttaagttttgacTATTGCTTGTAATCATTTATAATTACTCTGTAATTAATACGAAAGATCATGGATAGATTCCTGAAACGATGGAGATATTGAATCAACACGTCTCAGCAATAATTCTGTCCCAGTACGGATGAGATAGTTTTGAACGAGGAGAGTCTTCAGCTAGAAATGTGGGTGGTATCATTTTTGCATGTTATTGTAACAGTGGGTGGCAACCATGTTAGTTGAGGATAGTAAACCAAGATGCCTAGCTAGTCTTCACAGTTCAGACTGACTTGAATCAAAATGGAATTGGTACAAAAACTGAAAATgatctgttttaaaattttaaaattaacaataaagacACGATAGTtttgtgatttttcttctttgcttCAATTCCATGTACCCAAAAAAGTTCACCACgtcaattgtttttttatgattaatgccaaaaataaacaaaggagcttagattaattaatttaggaagcatatatatatatatatatacaagtacATATTTTTGGAACGCGGACGCAAAAGGAACAGGGGGAGGGTGATTGCATAATAAAGACGTGCACGGGTGATTTGGCAATTCTAAAATGGGAGAGTGGCATTGGGTCTTAATTTCTTTCTCAAGATACCAACCAGCAAATTTCCACTATGATGTCGCTATTGCCTTTATTTGAAGGCGCACATGGGCGCATACGCACTATCTTTACGTTACGTGGTATATTTGTTGCCAAACTAGTGACTGGACTTGATCCAATCTGGACTATGTTGAGGGATGGGTTaccaataaaagagagaaaaatagtgCTGTCGAGCTTGATGTTACACAAAGTTAGCTTAAGACTAAATTCAACGGGGAAATATTCGACCTGGTTACGATAATGTGATAAGAGCTAAATTCTATTTCCACTCAACGATGGAATATCTGATCTTTTCATTTAAAAGTTGGATTCTTGAAATAAGGTCAATCCACATTTAATCAAATGCCAGACCCAGGTCCAACTGTGCTTGAACCTAGTGGTGAATTCGGGTCCAGGAGAACTCCAGAGAAATATATACACATGGATCTCTCGAACCCTCCAGTAGTACATGCAAGTATGTAACCAttcaaaaactatttatttagaCTTATACTTTTAAAccctttaatttgaattatgtaTTTCCTCAATTTTTTGAACTAATTaagtctttatattttaaaattaattaaatttggctcttactttaatttatttttaacttcaaaCTCTCAATTAAAAGTTGTTAGTCCGAATAATACTGAATTCTcgattttcttaagaaaaattTTTGAATTCAAGTTTTGTGGATGTAAAAAATATGGTTAGTAGGGAAGAATCCCGTTAAAGGTAATTAGTCAATTTTCCAACAGAAATCCATTATCAACAAAACTAGTAAATAATTTGTACTAATAATATAGTTAAAAAAACTTCAAACTCTCAAATTATTATTCTATATCTGAATATTTAGAGATTTACTACAAATtggaatataaaataattttaaaagattatataaaaaaaattagtaaaagcttgaattacttttttttttaaatattagatgTGAGATCAAGATTTAATGaaagaaaactttaatttttaactttaatttttttttcattttaggtgAAAATGATATATTGGATGATAAgttttgagaagaaaacaaTTGTATCAAtccaatttataaattttttattaaaaaactaatattttgagtgttttaaataaaaattaacaagaaactaaaattttgaaaatttaaataaaaatatatagttcattaactaaaaatatttgttaaaaccaaaattatacataatttaatagttaaagaaaaaatgcaactaagatatatatatatatatatatatatatatatatatatatatatatatatatatattgttacttACATTACTTGATTACCCTCAACCACATGGataaactaatataaattatttcaaattaatgatctcgattttgaatattaacatacagttatgttaaatattttctatGATATTCATATTCgaagtaaaaaatttataaagattAGATGTGATCTCATGTATATGTACACACACTCACCATACCCatttctttgaaaataattttttaagctgAAAAGTTTTAAATAGGAAAATAATCTATAGACAACTAATACTAGATGTAGATGATatttagagaaagaaaaaggaaataaatgtaAATATGATAGGTAATATTATCTACTATAAAATAGTTTTGCATAgtgaactaataaaaaaaattattgtttgtatattttttatgttaattattttaaatgtaataaaatcattcatatataataatttgtgattgaataattaataatataaaattatcttacaTTAGtactatataatttattttctcatatataatatattttttaggagtgttaagaatatattttttattatattcttttaaacatgttgtttaattaattaaaatttattgaaaattataaatcagAAGAGAGACTATCAATGTGAACccacaaaattttgttatttcaataaaatgtttcaagtaaaaaaagagGTGTACAAATAATAATGATAGAGAGTGTATttgtaacatttatttatatttatttttattgataatacTAGTGTATAATATCATCAGTCTTTTAAATATcctggaaaaaataaaagaagccaACTGTTACTCGGACGTGTATAGACTATAAATTGAAGAGTAGAGATTTCTAATGGTTGCAAATTGGATTGATGCCTAACAGATGTTATCTAGTTGTTTCCTCGTTATAGACGCCACCAATCAGCGCGATGCATACTAATTGGAGGCAAATGTTTGCTAATTGTTTAATTTACGCACACAATCCATCGTGATATTATTTAAtagttgtaaaaatatttttaacaccaATTCTTCAGTTTAAGAATTCCTCTTAATTATATCTACTATTAGACACATTTTCAAGTTATTCATAAAAGTTGGATTATAAGAGAAGAATTCTTAAGAATTAtgtgtttgaaaaaatataactttttaatatcTCTCTTTATGGCCCgtccataaaatatatttaagtaaagTTTGAGatccacaaaatatatatgtctcaagaattcaaaataaaatcgatcacttgagaaaaaaagaaaaacgaatTATATTTTGTGACACATGAgacttaaaaaaagtttaaaaaaaattaataaattttagcatTAAAGATGCTCTAAGAATCTATGATTAATTACGTGAGAAATTTAAAGCTTGAATAATTCACGTTAAGgagtattttgtaaaaataaagaaaaaggacgAAGCTAATTCTTTGTGCACATGAATTACATTGGTATCTAAGAGAACAAATATCAGCGCATTACTTCCacgaatttaattattttttggagAGTAGATTTAATGTTTGAGAATATTTTTGCCCGTGACTAAACATGGCGTACTAAAATGTTCGTGTTTAAAATAACGGAAGATATGACAAACGAAGCCCTCCTCCCTCTCCCCCAATTAAAAAGTATGACACTTGCTttgatacttttaatttttaaattcgaGCCCACCACATATTGCATCAATGTTACATCCTAgtgcataaattttatttaatatatatgatacgTATTTATGTGGCGGGAAAGGATATCTTATGGAGTGGACACATGGTCTAATTTACACAACTGAGTCATCTCACTTTAGAATATTTCACCCTAAAATTTTAGATGCGTGTGTTTAAGATAAAATtcgtaaatatatattagattacacttcaatacaaaaaaaaaaaaagttatttcaaGATTCTTACCTTTAAGAGGCTTTGAATTTCTAATCCGAGAGAGAATCCAACCCAAGTTAACTTGTACAAATACTAGCAATGTTAATGTATCAGGAAAAGTGGTAAatacatttaatatatataattagtttggTAAAATTCATACTAACTTGAGTATCATCGCGTCAACTCCATAACCACCAGCTTACGCGTTACTTACGTATATACAGATGGAGACAGTGAGGGAAtaagtataattttaatcttagtcatttatttgaattattaaagTTAGCTATTATATGGTAGCatgtaaaagaaatattatcgagGCACATGCGAATTTGGTGCAGAGTATATATTTGGTGTTGCTTAGAAGGAAGGGGCAGTGAGTGGTTGTAAgaaaaggaaatgaagaagaaggaaaTAATGGTGATGGTTCCGTATCCGGCACAGGGACACGTTAGTCCCATGCAAAAGCTAGGCTGGGAATTTGTGAGGCAGGGGTTCGAGGCTGTGATTGTGATCCCCAAATTTATTCACAGGCAGATAGCAGAGCttcagaaaaatgatgagaatgAGATGATAAAGTGGGTGGCTCTGCCAGatcatgaagaagaagaaggaagcaACCCACCAGAAGATTTCTTCGCCATAGAATCGGCCATGGAGAACAGCAGCATCACAACTCACTTGGAAGCACTGCTCCATAGCCTGGCCGCAGAGGGAGGTCACGTGGCCTGCTTGGTGGTTGACTTATTGGCATCTTGGGCCATACAAGTATCCGATAGGCTTGCCATCCCTTGTGCTGGCTTTTGGCCCGCCATGTTCGCCACATACCTCTTCATTTCTGCCATACCTCACTTTCTCCAAACTCGCCTCATTTCAAACTCTGGTTccactttctctctttttctcctaCCCATGCTtgtctataaataaatatattcttttttttaacactctTGTCTTCTTATTCATCAAatctcacttttattttttactaataatttCGTCCTGTATTACTGGCTTTCTTTTGAAGGATCTTTATAACCAGAATTATTGACAATTTTTAGTGtgtaaaaaatctaattttatgCCTCTCAATAactaaatttttacttttaatttgttAACTAGTTTATTAGAATACTTGTCagcatttttctttcaaatacaTACTACTCGTGCACTAATGATGATTATTCTTtgggaaaaacaaacaaatatttgtCTTCAGCACTTTAGCCTATGTCAGCCGTACATTTATTGCCATAATAATTTCACCGATTTGACTGTTAGTACTTTAGTTTAGTGTTAGTAATAACCCATCTGACATACTATATGAATGCCTTTATGGAGATGGGCAACCCATAATCAATGCTGATAGCTATCTTCTTTGGTTACAGTGAAACTGCAAactttaaagtattttataacTACTACTATGctaacctcttttttttttttttttcttcgttttcttttcTCCGTCATTTTTTGTTAGGATAAAATTCACATGCAATGTCTTATAGATGTTAAAACTAGTTTTGATCTGTAATCTGAATTACAGTTTTACTACACTTTAGTAATCTGCAGTGATGTTTAATATAAATCTTTATTatataatgaaaccttaattataataaatgaacCAACACCATGAGcagttattattatatatataatttgtgtacttctttttatctcttttatccaCCACTTCCTTTCCGTCCAAAACGTGATCTACACTCGACATTTTTTCCAATTATTTATGATAAGAAGTTCCTAAAGTTCAACTGACGCGCGCGTGTTGATATTAATGACATCAACAGCATACGAAATAATGTCAGATACTAGAGAATTTGTATGTAGTCAAATCTAATGTTAATTTAAAGTGCCTATTTGTTtagctaattaattaataaggaCTACAGTACATAGAGTAATGTAaagaatttatgatttatgaaaTTAGATTATCTATGTTTATACACAGCAATAGCTGATGATGTTGTTGCCCTGTGTTGGCAGGACTTCCACAACACGAGGGAAAATTTAGCCTTGAACCTGAGCTGCCGGTGATTTCAACTGAGGATCTGCCATGGCTTGTGGGAACAGACGCTGCAAGGAAAGCAAGATTTAAATTTTGGAAAAGAACTTTGGAGAGATCAAGTGCTCTGAAATGGCTCCTGGTGAATTCCTTTCCCGATGAAAGCAAACTCGAATTGGCAAACAACAAGAAGTTTACAGCTTGTCGACGAGTGTTGCCAATAGGCCCTATTTGTAATTGTAGGAATGATGAGTTGAGAAAAAGTGTGAGCTTTTGGGAAGAAGATATGAGCTGCTTGAAGTGGCTAGAAAAGCAGAAGGCCAAGTCAGTTGTATACATCTCATTCGGAAGTTGGGTGAGTCCCATTGGGGAAGCAAAGTTGAAAAATTTAGCACTGGCACTCGAGGCTTCAGGGAGGCCTTTCATTTGGGTATTGAGGTCCACTTGGCGTCATGGCTTACCACTTGGGTTTATGGAAAGGGTTGTGAAGCAAGGCAGAGGCATGATGGTTTCTTGGGCACCACAGAATCAGATTTTGCAGCATAACTCTGTGGCTTGTTATATCACACACTGCGGCTGGAATTCCATATTGGAGGCTTTACAGTTCCAAAAGAAATTGCTTTGCTACCCGGTGGCAGGGGACCAGTCTGTCAACTGTGCCTATGTTGTTCAGGTTTGGAGGGTAGGTTTAAAACTCAATGGCCTTGAACCAAAGGATGTTGAAGAAGGACTTGTAAGGGTCATACAAGATAAGGAAATGGATACCCGGTTAAGGATATTGAATCAAAGAATCATGGGTACCAATAATAAGACGGGGGCTCTCATGTTGAAAACCTTCCTCCAAGATCTCAAGAAGGCAAGCTCTACAGCAACTACATGAATTATTACTCCATGCAGGTCTTTCTGAAGACCCTCacccaaaaaattatttctctatGTTAAGGCATTGTAAAAATCAGAAGAATAATCGACACTCCACCTTGTCTTTAGGCTCTGTGATCGCCATGTCTAGTTAACTCACTAGAATCTACGCATATTTTTATgagttattataataattttctcttttcaagTGTATTTTTATCAGTGATCATTCTTAAATCTCTCTGCCTGTCCGATCCCGTAAGAAATTGCAGTTTGTCTCTGCTAGTATGTTTCTTTGgtaatttattacaaaattttaaatttgctaTACTTGGTTGCTCTTGTGTACATGGTTTTGTTCTTGCGCTCTGTCTCATGCTTATTTCTTCAGTTATCTTAAGTAATTGTTTATATTtcattatacatttaaaatagAGGGATATATTTAAGTAGTAGTagtatttaagttttaattacaTACGTTCTTGGACATCTTAGACATAATTAATTCTGAAATTGTGGTTGCAGaccttttttaaaaccttggattcatgtattaaaaaatactacagATTGAGAGAGAGATGCAAAAAGTGAGGAGAGTCTGCGGTGTGGTTATgtatacaatttattttattttaaatattcatttacagttataacttataacctcattttttatatatttatttattatttgtttatcaaGCCTACAAATTGAAACATGATTTCTATGGAACTTTTGAGGCAAAAGTGAGGATGGTAAATGtttaaaatgagagaaaatttcTTCCACTTTCATCACAActcaattcaaatttaatatgtaaattcAGATATAAATGAAACGGAactaaaatacttaatttttttgacTCCTCAAGTCAACAGAATTATATATGTtacattaattttcatatatatatatatatatatatatatatcatctatCATCTATCATGTGCGTACATATATACACTCATTACATTCATGTCATAACTCATAACAAATACATATATTATAACCGATTCATTAAAGTCTTCAGCATTTGCAAATCCATATTATGCCACTAAAAGAAATATAACAACTACTAATCCACTCATTCCTGTGTATTGGGCTGGAGTTTACTTTTGCAGTGGAATGAATTAGAAATACACAATAACCAACAAATGAGACACTAAGAgttaatcttaaaataaaatgcacATCATGAATTAACAAAGCACTCAAAtgtgaattattatatatgtttcagTAACAATTAACAAAGCTGTGGTGATGGTGGGTTGGCGATCAGCCCTTCTTCATTCAAGAAATGTAGCAGACCACTCTGACCAGC
Proteins encoded in this window:
- the LOC114385408 gene encoding UDP-glycosyltransferase 82A1 is translated as MKKKEIMVMVPYPAQGHVSPMQKLGWEFVRQGFEAVIVIPKFIHRQIAELQKNDENEMIKWVALPDHEEEEGSNPPEDFFAIESAMENSSITTHLEALLHSLAAEGGHVACLVVDLLASWAIQVSDRLAIPCAGFWPAMFATYLFISAIPHFLQTRLISNSGLPQHEGKFSLEPELPVISTEDLPWLVGTDAARKARFKFWKRTLERSSALKWLLVNSFPDESKLELANNKKFTACRRVLPIGPICNCRNDELRKSVSFWEEDMSCLKWLEKQKAKSVVYISFGSWVSPIGEAKLKNLALALEASGRPFIWVLRSTWRHGLPLGFMERVVKQGRGMMVSWAPQNQILQHNSVACYITHCGWNSILEALQFQKKLLCYPVAGDQSVNCAYVVQVWRVGLKLNGLEPKDVEEGLVRVIQDKEMDTRLRILNQRIMGTNNKTGALMLKTFLQDLKKASSTATT